The following proteins come from a genomic window of Miscanthus floridulus cultivar M001 chromosome 2, ASM1932011v1, whole genome shotgun sequence:
- the LOC136539290 gene encoding VQ motif-containing protein 8, chloroplastic-like, translated as MSPTPTSSPRQPGAGAGAGVARHAAFKVHRDSHSIHKATSPLSSGSGSTNSSVSSSSNAIITSSSHHRPAPAPQPPRRQQQQQQPVIIYTHSPKVIRTNPRDFMSIVHKLTGLDSHGRGALPPVGRVNSGSVVAAAPQDESSSSSSKSCANTHATGPPPYADSQLMPPPLPAPPLDAHFMAPDIPLLFAPDAAASDLQQLCAPRGLYGQFPPPVDAVAAIGPVMSTNMNSAASNGGAVFSPSMVETVRTFSGYN; from the coding sequence ATGAGCCCTACCCCTACATCGTCGCCGCGGCAGCCCGGtgcgggcgccggcgccggcgtggcGCGGCACGCCGCGTTCAAGGTCCACAGGGACTCCCACAGTATACACAAGGCCACCTCGCCGCTCTCCTCGGGCTCGGGATCGACCAACTCGTCCGTGTCGTCGTCCTCCAATGCCATAATCACCAGCAGCAGCCACCACCGGCCGGCCCCGGCGCCGCAGCCGCcaaggcggcagcagcagcagcagcaaccggtAATCATCTACACGCACTCGCCCAAGGTGATCCGCACCAACCCGCGCGACTTCATGTCCATCGTGCACAAGCTCACCGGCCTCGACAGTCACGGCCGTGGCGCGCTGCCCCCGGTGGGGCGCGTCAACTCGGGGTCGGTCGTCGCCGCCGCCCCGCAGGACGAGTCGTCTTCGTCCTCGTCCAAGAGCTGCGCCAACACCCACGCCACGGGACCGCCTCCCTACGCGGACTCGCAGTtgatgccgccgccgctgccggcccCGCCTCTGGACGCGCACTTCATGGCGCCCGACATCCCGCTACTTTTCGCGCCCGACGCCGCAGCATCAGACCTGCAGCAGCTCTGCGCGCCGAGGGGACTCTACGGCCAGTTCCCGCCGCCGGTCGACGCCGTCGCGGCGATCGGCCCAGTGATGTCGACGAACATGAACAGCGCCGCCAGCAACGGTGGGGCCGTGTTCTCTCCGTCGATGGTGGAGACCGTGAGGACGTTTTCGGGCTATAATTAg